The Paenibacillus sp. RUD330 genome has a segment encoding these proteins:
- the nadA gene encoding quinolinate synthase NadA → MEALALERKAEQNRELRERLLQLKKERNAIILAHYYQRDEIQEVADFRGDSFLLAQKAAETDAETIVFCGVHFMGESAKILAPGKTVIIPDERAGCPMADMVNVEGLRKLKAQHPNAKVVTYINSSAEIKAETDICCTSANAVKVVNSVDSDEIIWVPDKNLGHYVQQKTDKKMIIWEGYCNTHDMLTVKDVEEMKAKYPNAEFVVHPECRPEVVELGDFVGSTTAIIKYCKESPNKEFIVGTEDGTGYQLRLDSPGKTFHFATKYLVCPNMKVNNLKKLVRCLENMSPQIYVPDAVADKARLSLERMLLVK, encoded by the coding sequence GTGGAAGCTTTGGCTCTGGAGCGCAAGGCCGAACAGAACCGGGAACTGCGCGAGAGGCTGCTGCAGCTGAAGAAGGAACGCAACGCCATCATTCTCGCCCACTATTATCAGAGGGATGAAATTCAAGAGGTTGCCGATTTCCGGGGCGACTCGTTCCTGCTGGCGCAAAAGGCGGCAGAAACCGACGCGGAAACGATCGTATTCTGCGGCGTCCACTTCATGGGCGAGAGCGCCAAGATTCTGGCTCCGGGCAAGACCGTCATTATTCCCGACGAGCGGGCCGGCTGCCCGATGGCCGACATGGTCAATGTCGAGGGCCTGCGCAAGCTGAAGGCGCAGCATCCCAATGCGAAGGTCGTCACCTATATCAACTCTTCGGCCGAGATCAAGGCGGAGACGGATATTTGCTGCACGTCGGCCAACGCCGTGAAGGTCGTCAACTCGGTCGACAGCGACGAGATCATCTGGGTGCCGGACAAGAACCTGGGCCATTATGTCCAGCAGAAGACCGACAAGAAGATGATCATCTGGGAAGGCTACTGCAATACCCATGACATGCTGACCGTCAAGGACGTCGAGGAGATGAAGGCCAAATACCCGAACGCGGAATTTGTCGTCCATCCCGAATGCCGTCCGGAAGTCGTCGAGCTCGGCGATTTTGTCGGAAGCACGACGGCCATCATTAAATATTGTAAGGAATCGCCCAATAAGGAATTCATCGTCGGAACCGAGGACGGCACCGGCTACCAGCTTCGTCTGGACAGCCCGGGCAAGACGTTCCATTTCGCGACCAAATACCTGGTATGCCCCAACATGAAGGTCAACAACCTCAAGAAGCTTGTGCGCTGCCTGGAAAACATGTCTCCGCAAATCTATGTGCCGGATGCCGTTGCCGACAAGGCGCGTCTGTCCCTGGAGCGCATGCTGCTGGTGAAGTAG
- the nadB gene encoding L-aspartate oxidase, protein MIPRYLVDLNLDELPVVEKDVIVIGAGIAGLFTAIRASERNSVLMITKKSLMDSNTRYAQGGIAAVISDEDSPDFHLEDTLVAGAGLCDRDAVEVLVHEGPKGVRSLIGMGTQFDLENGEFALTKEGAHSQRRILHANGDATGFEIVRALSEKAMAAERIEVWDDHFAIDLITRDNECCGALVQKPDGSRVFVRGKATILCTGGTGQMFRYTTNPEVATGDGVAMAYRAGAYIRDMEFIQFHPTTLCYPGAPRFLISEAVRGEGAVLRNIRGDRFMERYHPQLELAPRDVVANAIVSELEQTRSTFVYLDVTHESEEMIRHRFPTIYETCLQYGLDLTTDWIPVAPAAHYTMGGVKTDLNGETNLSRLFACGEVSSTGVHGANRLASNSLSEAIVFGRRIIHRIEELPPLEGAVHVREEKEEHSAISRQAVVEKRLKLQKVMVRYVGLRRSSDSLAQGLVELKRQLPFLSSVMAKWEDFEFANLLTISMLTAESAAAREESRGAHYRVDHPQRDDRNWRKHTVLHRVQGITEESVYDGSAI, encoded by the coding sequence ATGATACCTAGATATTTAGTCGATCTGAATCTCGACGAGCTGCCTGTCGTGGAGAAAGATGTCATCGTCATCGGGGCCGGCATTGCCGGTCTTTTTACCGCTATACGGGCCAGCGAACGGAACTCGGTCCTGATGATCACCAAGAAATCGCTCATGGACAGCAACACTCGCTACGCGCAGGGAGGCATCGCCGCCGTCATCTCCGACGAGGATTCTCCCGACTTCCATCTGGAGGATACGCTCGTGGCCGGCGCCGGATTATGCGACCGCGACGCTGTGGAGGTGCTGGTGCATGAAGGGCCCAAGGGCGTGCGCAGCCTGATCGGCATGGGCACCCAATTCGACCTGGAGAACGGGGAGTTCGCCCTGACGAAGGAGGGCGCGCACAGCCAGCGGCGCATCCTGCACGCCAACGGCGACGCGACCGGCTTCGAGATCGTCCGCGCCTTGTCGGAGAAGGCGATGGCAGCCGAGAGGATCGAGGTTTGGGACGACCATTTCGCCATCGATCTCATCACGCGTGACAATGAATGCTGCGGCGCTCTTGTGCAGAAGCCGGACGGCAGCCGGGTGTTCGTGCGCGGCAAGGCGACGATTCTGTGCACCGGCGGCACGGGACAGATGTTCCGGTATACGACCAATCCGGAAGTGGCGACCGGAGACGGCGTCGCAATGGCTTATCGTGCCGGAGCCTACATAAGGGATATGGAATTCATCCAGTTCCATCCGACAACGCTTTGTTACCCGGGCGCGCCCCGCTTCCTCATCTCGGAGGCCGTCCGCGGAGAAGGGGCCGTTCTGCGCAACATCCGCGGCGACCGCTTCATGGAGCGCTACCATCCGCAGCTGGAGCTGGCCCCTCGCGACGTCGTGGCCAATGCCATCGTCAGCGAGTTGGAGCAGACGCGGTCGACGTTCGTCTATCTGGACGTGACGCATGAGTCGGAGGAGATGATCCGCCACCGGTTCCCGACGATCTACGAAACCTGCCTGCAATACGGGCTCGATCTGACGACGGACTGGATTCCGGTCGCTCCGGCGGCTCATTATACGATGGGCGGCGTCAAGACCGATCTGAACGGAGAGACGAACCTCTCCCGCCTCTTCGCCTGCGGCGAAGTGTCTTCGACCGGGGTGCATGGCGCGAACCGGCTGGCGAGCAACTCGCTGTCGGAGGCGATCGTGTTCGGGCGCCGCATCATCCACCGCATCGAGGAGCTGCCGCCGCTTGAGGGCGCGGTTCATGTACGGGAAGAAAAGGAAGAGCATAGCGCCATTTCGCGGCAGGCGGTCGTGGAGAAGCGGCTCAAGCTGCAGAAGGTCATGGTTCGTTATGTCGGCTTGCGCCGCAGCTCGGACAGCCTCGCCCAAGGGCTTGTCGAGCTGAAGAGGCAATTGCCGTTCCTTTCGTCGGTCATGGCCAAATGGGAAGATTTCGAGTTCGCCAATCTGCTGACCATCTCCATGCTGACCGCAGAGTCCGCGGCTGCCCGCGAGGAAAGCCGCGGCGCGCATTACCGGGTGGACCATCCTCAGCGGGATGACCGCAATTGGCGCAAACATACGGTTCTGCACCGAGTGCAGGGCATTACGGAGGAATCGGTATATGATGGATCAGCGATTTGA
- the nadC gene encoding carboxylating nicotinate-nucleotide diphosphorylase yields the protein MDQRFEADLGLGGYDKSLRDSIQSWLAEDIGTGDVTTRTTIPAGSVMKAVIHVKEDGIIAGLPVAQTVFSVVDPSLAFTAHVQDGDRVEAGTVIAEVEGSTHSILTGERLALNLMQRLSGIATKTSRFVNILDGLPTRLVDTRKTTPGHRMLEKYAVRVGGGANHRFGLYDAVMIKDNHIKGAGGITAAVTASRAAIPHTMKIEVETESLEQVGEALDCGADIIMLDNMKPELMAEAVRLIKSRSPHVLTEASGGVRLDTIRAIAETGVDIISVGALTYSFEALDISLDLGGKKGRS from the coding sequence ATGGATCAGCGATTTGAGGCCGACCTAGGCCTCGGCGGTTATGATAAAAGTCTTCGGGACAGCATTCAAAGCTGGCTGGCCGAGGATATCGGCACCGGGGATGTGACGACCCGCACGACGATTCCGGCCGGCAGCGTCATGAAAGCCGTCATCCACGTCAAGGAGGACGGCATTATCGCCGGCTTGCCCGTCGCGCAGACCGTCTTCTCCGTCGTCGATCCGTCCCTTGCCTTCACGGCCCATGTGCAGGATGGCGACCGGGTTGAGGCCGGCACGGTCATCGCGGAAGTGGAAGGCAGCACGCACAGCATCCTGACGGGCGAGCGCCTCGCGCTCAATCTGATGCAGCGATTGTCGGGCATTGCGACCAAGACGAGCCGCTTTGTCAATATCCTGGACGGGCTTCCGACGCGTCTGGTCGACACCCGCAAGACGACTCCGGGCCACCGGATGCTGGAGAAGTACGCCGTCCGCGTCGGCGGCGGAGCCAATCACCGCTTCGGCTTGTACGACGCCGTCATGATCAAGGACAACCATATCAAGGGAGCGGGCGGCATCACGGCGGCCGTGACCGCGTCCCGTGCCGCCATCCCGCACACGATGAAGATCGAGGTCGAGACGGAATCGTTGGAGCAGGTCGGCGAAGCCTTGGACTGCGGCGCGGACATCATCATGCTCGACAATATGAAGCCGGAGCTCATGGCGGAGGCTGTCCGCCTGATCAAGAGCCGTTCTCCCCATGTCCTGACGGAAGCGTCGGGCGGGGTGCGGCTGGATACGATCCGGGCCATCGCCGAGACCGGCGTGGACATCATTTCCGTCGGAGCCCTCACGTATTCGTTCGAAGCTCTCGATATCAGCCTCGACCTGGGCGGCAAGAAGGGGAGGTCGTAA
- a CDS encoding type III pantothenate kinase, producing MIVVIDVGNTNIVLGIYRGQELLHHWRMSTNRSATSDEYGMMVYNFFQFAGISIDAIDGVVVSSVVPPLMRTLEQLSVNYLRHSPLVIGPGIKTGLNIRYENPREVGADRIVNSVAGIEKYGSPLIVVDFGTATTFDYIDPSGAYLGGAIVPGIGISTEALYQKAAKLPRIELVRPRSVIGRNPVTSMQAGIIFGYAGQVDGIVRRIRQEFGTDPRVIATGGLADMIAAESETIEKVDQLLTLEGLRIIYERNQDQHG from the coding sequence GTGATTGTCGTCATCGACGTAGGCAATACGAATATCGTGCTCGGCATCTACCGCGGACAGGAGCTGCTCCATCACTGGCGCATGAGCACCAACCGCTCGGCGACGAGCGACGAGTACGGCATGATGGTGTACAACTTCTTCCAGTTCGCCGGCATCTCCATCGATGCCATCGACGGAGTCGTCGTCTCTTCGGTCGTGCCGCCGCTCATGAGGACGCTGGAGCAGCTGTCGGTCAACTACCTTCGGCACTCCCCTCTTGTCATCGGTCCCGGCATCAAGACGGGTCTCAACATCCGGTACGAGAATCCGCGCGAGGTCGGAGCGGACCGCATCGTGAATTCTGTCGCCGGCATCGAGAAATACGGCTCGCCGCTCATCGTCGTCGATTTCGGGACGGCGACGACCTTCGATTACATCGATCCGAGCGGCGCTTATCTGGGCGGCGCCATCGTGCCGGGCATCGGCATCTCGACGGAAGCGCTCTACCAGAAAGCGGCCAAGCTGCCGCGCATCGAGCTTGTCCGGCCGCGCAGCGTCATCGGCCGCAATCCGGTGACATCAATGCAGGCCGGCATCATTTTCGGCTATGCCGGACAGGTGGACGGCATCGTTCGCCGGATCCGCCAGGAGTTCGGGACCGACCCGCGCGTCATCGCGACGGGAGGCCTGGCCGACATGATCGCGGCGGAATCGGAGACGATCGAGAAGGTGGACCAGCTGCTCACGCTCGAAGGGCTGCGCATCATTTATGAGCGCAACCAGGACCAGCATGGTTAA
- the hslO gene encoding Hsp33 family molecular chaperone HslO — MSDYKEGTREGDYLVRGTAWGGKVRVFAARTTELVGELQRRHGTYPTASAALGRTATIGAMMGMMLKGEEKLTLQVKGDGPIGQIVVDANAKGEVRGYVDNPEAHVPSNSLGKLDVAGVVGTTGFVHVTKDLGLKEPYRGSVPIVSGELGEDFTYYFASSEQTPSAVGVGVLVDVDGKVLHAGGFILQLLPGLTDEEIGRLETALGGLPHVTALLDQGETPEEILRWVVGDELTVHETMDVKFVCQCSPEKVEQTLISMGEAELRNLIEEEGSAEVVCHFCNEAYRFDKPHLERLLQEATAGKNG, encoded by the coding sequence ATGAGCGATTACAAGGAAGGAACCCGCGAGGGCGACTATCTCGTCCGGGGAACGGCATGGGGCGGCAAAGTCCGCGTATTCGCCGCGCGCACGACCGAGCTGGTCGGCGAGCTGCAGCGGCGTCACGGAACCTACCCGACCGCTTCCGCAGCGCTGGGACGCACAGCGACGATCGGGGCGATGATGGGCATGATGCTCAAGGGCGAGGAGAAGCTGACGCTTCAGGTCAAGGGCGACGGTCCGATCGGCCAGATCGTCGTTGATGCCAACGCCAAAGGCGAGGTGCGCGGTTATGTCGACAATCCGGAGGCGCATGTGCCGAGCAATTCGCTCGGCAAGCTCGATGTGGCTGGCGTCGTCGGTACGACGGGATTTGTCCATGTCACCAAGGATCTAGGCCTCAAGGAGCCTTATCGCGGCAGCGTTCCGATCGTCTCCGGCGAGCTGGGCGAGGATTTCACCTATTACTTCGCCTCCTCCGAGCAGACGCCTTCGGCGGTCGGAGTGGGCGTGCTGGTGGACGTGGACGGAAAGGTCCTGCATGCAGGAGGCTTCATCCTCCAGCTGCTGCCGGGCTTGACCGATGAGGAGATCGGGCGGCTCGAGACCGCTCTGGGCGGGCTGCCGCATGTCACGGCCCTTCTGGATCAGGGAGAGACCCCGGAAGAAATTCTGCGGTGGGTCGTCGGCGACGAGCTGACTGTGCACGAGACGATGGACGTGAAGTTCGTCTGCCAGTGCTCTCCGGAGAAGGTGGAGCAGACGCTGATCAGCATGGGCGAAGCCGAGCTGAGGAACCTGATCGAAGAGGAAGGATCGGCGGAGGTCGTCTGCCACTTCTGCAACGAGGCCTACAGATTCGACAAGCCTCATCTGGAAAGGCTGCTTCAAGAAGCCACCGCCGGCAAGAACGGGTAA
- a CDS encoding peptidylprolyl isomerase: protein MGKDKMLKGIIGLQAVCMIVLAVFVVLQQLPESAPASGDMPGAGAGGSDGEAAVVGDQAIRNSDWVEHLKKQYGDSVLRMLMLRSALDQESAKGSLEVSAEEIQSELASQMEGYEDENAFYREMKEQLGMSRDDVWSDVMYRLLLEKWMTRGIEVPDKEVDAYMKEHEAELSPSSRLHLRWIVLPDSDKASAVLDELEQGSGFEELAQRESLDEGTASNGGDLGLIDERDPFLDPGAAKAAAGLQPGDIAGPVEVAGGYAVIELLERITPPDPGKAAIRERVKRMIALDEAGSLKDGEEKLLKRYQASVLPDPSSEPTKG, encoded by the coding sequence ATGGGCAAGGACAAAATGCTCAAGGGAATCATCGGCTTGCAGGCGGTCTGCATGATCGTGCTCGCCGTTTTTGTTGTTCTCCAGCAGCTTCCCGAGTCGGCTCCCGCATCGGGCGACATGCCTGGAGCGGGAGCCGGAGGCTCGGACGGCGAAGCGGCTGTCGTCGGGGACCAGGCGATTCGGAATTCGGACTGGGTGGAGCATCTCAAGAAGCAGTACGGAGACAGCGTGCTCAGGATGCTGATGCTGCGCAGCGCGCTGGACCAGGAGAGCGCCAAGGGAAGCCTGGAGGTGTCGGCCGAGGAGATCCAGTCGGAGCTGGCTTCCCAGATGGAAGGCTACGAGGACGAGAACGCCTTCTACCGGGAAATGAAGGAGCAGCTCGGCATGAGCCGGGATGACGTATGGAGCGACGTCATGTACCGCCTGCTTCTGGAAAAGTGGATGACGCGCGGCATTGAGGTTCCGGACAAGGAAGTAGACGCTTATATGAAGGAGCATGAGGCAGAGCTCTCCCCTTCCTCGCGCCTGCATCTTCGCTGGATCGTCCTTCCGGACTCGGACAAGGCCTCTGCGGTGCTGGATGAGCTGGAGCAGGGGTCCGGCTTCGAGGAGCTGGCGCAGCGGGAATCGCTGGATGAAGGCACGGCTTCGAACGGCGGAGATCTCGGCCTGATCGACGAGCGGGATCCATTCCTCGACCCGGGGGCGGCCAAGGCGGCCGCCGGCCTGCAGCCCGGCGACATCGCAGGTCCCGTGGAGGTGGCCGGCGGTTATGCGGTCATTGAGCTGCTGGAGCGGATCACGCCGCCGGACCCTGGCAAGGCCGCCATCCGCGAGCGGGTCAAGCGCATGATCGCCCTGGACGAAGCGGGATCCCTGAAGGATGGAGAAGAGAAGCTTCTTAAGCGCTATCAGGCATCGGTGCTGCCGGATCCGTCATCGGAGCCGACCAAAGGATAG
- the cysK gene encoding cysteine synthase A: MARIVQNVTELIGDTPLVRLNRLVPEGSAEVYVKLEYQNPGSSVKDRIAISMINVAEEQGLIQPGVTTIVEPTSGNTGIGLAMVAAAKGYRSVLVMPETMSLERRNLLRAYGAELVLTPGAEGMNGAVKKAEQLAEENENYFIPQQFKNPANVKVHRETTGPEIVEAINGYDGKLDAFVAGIGTGGTISGTGEVLRKNFPNIHIVAVEPAASPLLSGGKPGGHKIQGIGANFIPDILDREIYDEVITVENEEAFEYARRAAKEEGLLVGISSGAAISAALQVAKKLGPGKRVIAIVPSNGERYLSTPLFNFEN; encoded by the coding sequence ATGGCCAGAATTGTGCAGAATGTAACCGAACTGATCGGAGATACGCCGCTTGTCCGCTTGAACCGCTTGGTGCCGGAGGGAAGCGCCGAAGTGTACGTGAAGCTGGAGTATCAGAACCCGGGCTCCAGCGTCAAGGACCGCATCGCCATCAGCATGATCAACGTTGCGGAAGAGCAAGGTCTGATCCAGCCGGGCGTGACGACAATCGTCGAACCGACGAGCGGCAACACAGGTATCGGCCTGGCCATGGTTGCTGCAGCCAAGGGCTATCGTTCCGTGCTCGTCATGCCGGAGACGATGAGCCTTGAGCGCCGCAACCTGCTTCGCGCTTACGGCGCGGAGCTGGTGCTGACGCCTGGAGCGGAAGGAATGAACGGCGCCGTCAAGAAGGCGGAGCAGCTGGCGGAGGAGAACGAGAACTACTTCATCCCGCAGCAGTTCAAGAACCCGGCCAACGTCAAGGTCCACCGCGAGACGACGGGACCTGAGATCGTCGAGGCGATCAACGGCTACGACGGCAAGCTGGACGCATTCGTAGCGGGCATCGGCACCGGCGGCACGATCAGCGGCACGGGCGAAGTGCTGCGCAAGAACTTCCCGAACATCCACATCGTCGCGGTCGAGCCTGCGGCCTCCCCGCTGCTGTCCGGCGGCAAGCCGGGCGGCCACAAGATCCAGGGCATCGGCGCCAACTTCATTCCGGACATCCTGGATCGCGAGATCTACGATGAGGTCATTACGGTCGAGAACGAGGAAGCCTTCGAGTATGCGCGCCGCGCTGCCAAGGAAGAAGGCCTGCTCGTCGGCATCAGCTCCGGCGCAGCCATCTCCGCCGCGCTGCAGGTCGCCAAGAAGCTGGGCCCGGGCAAGCGCGTCATCGCTATCGTGCCGAGCAACGGCGAGCGCTACCTGAGCACGCCGCTGTTCAACTTCGAGAACTAG
- a CDS encoding anthranilate synthase component I family protein has protein sequence MAEIIGCTSWERWESWLGGEKRYTTLPVLASLRLPEKGLLPESWEAMWLEAGPCSIVLESGKSGRYTYMGRRPAELLQGKGGHAEQLRLRTGEDGRPADYELVERFEAAPLEAVRRWMRGSEGPRLPAEEGPAWTGGIGGFWGYDIIRSIERLPELAEDDLGLPDYLFMRLDELWIVDRKERLLYASVHVPLAGQADAGAIRAAYDAAVIRAEEMLREWADWSASSGAAAELADSRRQLLEREGDGSAPPFADVPEGAASPFLKDRYMNAVRRIQDYIAAGDVFQVNLSLRQQCRTETSPEELYEWLRLINPSPYMGLLRTPAFQLVSASPELLVEMKDGRLATRPIAGTRRRGRTPEEDAAMERELRASEKETAEHIMLVDLERNDLGRVSSYGSVRVEELMAVERYSHVMHMASQVEGRLAEGLDAFDVISGVFPGGTITGAPKIRTMEIIEELEPVRRGPYTGSMGWIDYSGDMEFNIIIRTMAVVDGQVHIQAGAGIVIDSDPEREYKESISKARALWRAFQYAELHRAADAAPASDTN, from the coding sequence ATGGCAGAGATCATCGGATGCACGTCTTGGGAGCGGTGGGAATCTTGGCTGGGCGGGGAGAAGAGGTACACGACTCTGCCGGTGCTGGCCAGCCTGCGGCTGCCGGAGAAGGGCCTGCTGCCGGAATCCTGGGAAGCGATGTGGCTGGAGGCGGGGCCGTGCTCGATCGTCCTGGAGAGCGGCAAAAGCGGAAGGTACACCTATATGGGACGGCGGCCAGCCGAGCTGCTGCAGGGCAAGGGAGGTCATGCCGAACAGCTACGGCTTCGAACCGGAGAGGATGGCCGGCCGGCAGACTACGAGCTGGTCGAGCGCTTCGAGGCCGCTCCGCTGGAGGCGGTCAGGCGCTGGATGCGAGGCTCGGAAGGACCGAGGCTTCCTGCGGAAGAAGGTCCGGCATGGACCGGAGGCATCGGCGGCTTCTGGGGTTATGACATCATCCGCTCCATCGAGCGTCTCCCGGAGCTGGCCGAAGACGATCTCGGCTTGCCGGACTATCTGTTCATGCGGCTGGACGAGCTGTGGATCGTCGACCGCAAGGAGCGGCTGCTGTACGCCTCGGTGCATGTCCCGCTGGCCGGCCAAGCCGATGCAGGCGCCATAAGGGCCGCATACGATGCGGCGGTCATCCGGGCGGAAGAAATGCTTCGGGAATGGGCGGACTGGAGCGCCTCATCCGGTGCGGCAGCGGAGCTTGCGGATTCCCGCCGCCAGCTTCTGGAGCGGGAGGGGGACGGCTCGGCCCCTCCTTTCGCGGATGTGCCGGAAGGGGCCGCGAGCCCGTTCCTCAAGGACCGCTATATGAATGCTGTCCGCCGGATCCAGGATTACATCGCGGCGGGCGACGTCTTTCAAGTCAATCTCTCGCTCAGGCAGCAGTGCCGGACGGAGACGTCTCCGGAAGAGCTGTACGAATGGCTTCGGCTCATCAATCCTTCTCCTTATATGGGCTTGCTCCGCACGCCGGCCTTTCAGCTGGTGTCCGCTTCGCCGGAGCTGCTCGTCGAGATGAAGGACGGGCGGCTGGCCACGCGTCCGATCGCGGGGACAAGACGGCGCGGGCGCACTCCGGAGGAGGACGCGGCGATGGAGCGGGAGCTTAGAGCGAGCGAGAAGGAGACCGCCGAGCATATCATGCTCGTCGACCTGGAGCGCAACGATCTCGGGCGCGTGTCGAGTTATGGCAGCGTGCGGGTGGAGGAGCTGATGGCGGTGGAGCGGTACTCCCATGTCATGCATATGGCTTCCCAGGTGGAAGGCCGTCTTGCCGAAGGGCTTGATGCATTCGATGTCATCTCCGGCGTGTTTCCCGGGGGAACGATTACCGGCGCCCCCAAAATCCGCACGATGGAAATCATCGAGGAGCTGGAACCGGTGCGCCGTGGTCCGTATACGGGCTCGATGGGCTGGATTGACTACAGCGGGGATATGGAATTTAATATTATTATCCGCACGATGGCCGTCGTGGACGGCCAAGTGCATATCCAGGCCGGGGCCGGCATTGTAATCGACTCCGACCCCGAGCGGGAATACAAGGAATCCATCAGCAAGGCAAGAGCGCTGTGGCGCGCTTTCCAATACGCGGAGCTGCACCGTGCCGCGGATGCCGCGCCGGCATCCGACACCAACTGA
- the pabA gene encoding aminodeoxychorismate/anthranilate synthase component II, which translates to MILVLDNYDSFTYNLVQYLGELNEEIVVKRNDEITLEEVARLAPDHILISPGPCSPNEAGISLALIERFKGEIPIFGVCLGHQAIGQAFGGEVVRAERLMHGKTSPILHEGRGVFRGLPSPFTATRYHSLIVRRETLPDELEITAETAEGEIMGLRHKKYAVEGVQFHPESIITENGLALLRNFLSETAVR; encoded by the coding sequence ATGATTCTCGTACTCGACAATTACGATTCCTTCACGTACAACCTCGTGCAGTACCTTGGCGAGCTGAACGAAGAGATCGTCGTGAAGCGCAATGACGAGATTACGCTGGAGGAGGTCGCGCGGCTGGCTCCGGATCACATCCTGATCTCTCCGGGACCTTGCTCGCCGAACGAAGCCGGCATCAGCCTCGCTCTGATCGAGCGCTTCAAGGGCGAGATTCCGATCTTCGGCGTCTGCCTGGGGCACCAGGCGATCGGACAAGCCTTCGGAGGCGAAGTGGTGCGGGCGGAGCGGCTCATGCACGGCAAGACATCTCCGATCCTTCACGAGGGAAGGGGCGTATTCCGGGGCTTGCCGTCGCCGTTCACCGCTACCCGCTACCACTCCCTCATCGTGCGGCGCGAGACGCTGCCGGACGAGCTGGAGATCACGGCCGAGACGGCCGAGGGCGAGATCATGGGCTTGCGGCACAAGAAATATGCCGTTGAAGGCGTGCAGTTCCATCCGGAATCCATCATTACGGAGAACGGATTGGCGCTGCTGCGCAACTTCCTGTCGGAGACGGCCGTTCGATGA
- a CDS encoding aminotransferase class IV, with product MKIGYNGSVADSEDVRISVFDHGFLYGMGLFETFRTYGGEPYLLERHLRRLEEGCMRLQISYRAEPAAIRRLIRDVTAAAAINGDAYVRMTVSAGDEGLGLPAGPYTSPSEIVMVKNLPPAAPELHVRGRELRLLGTPRNTPELGIRMKSLHYMNSIAAKQELMASGASPGSEGLMLTADGWLAEGIVSNLFFVSGGIVRTPSLETGILPGITRGRVMELAREAGMPVEEGLYRWEDLLEADEVWTTGSVQELVPVATLADGSGKNAHPRAGAAAGPICGKLLSLYRADARSSSPGYWLRPDRRF from the coding sequence ATGAAGATTGGTTATAACGGATCCGTGGCCGATTCCGAAGATGTCCGCATCTCGGTTTTTGACCACGGATTTTTATATGGAATGGGACTGTTCGAGACGTTCCGCACGTACGGCGGCGAGCCGTATTTGCTGGAGCGGCATCTGCGGCGGCTGGAGGAAGGCTGCATGCGTCTTCAGATCTCCTATCGGGCGGAGCCGGCTGCCATCCGCAGGCTGATCCGCGATGTGACGGCCGCCGCAGCCATCAACGGCGATGCCTATGTCCGCATGACGGTGTCCGCCGGCGACGAAGGACTTGGCTTGCCGGCAGGGCCTTACACATCGCCTTCGGAGATCGTCATGGTCAAGAATCTTCCGCCCGCAGCTCCGGAGCTGCATGTCCGCGGACGCGAGCTGCGCCTGCTGGGGACGCCGCGGAATACGCCCGAGCTCGGCATTCGGATGAAGTCGCTGCATTACATGAACAGCATTGCGGCCAAGCAGGAGCTGATGGCCTCCGGAGCTTCACCCGGATCCGAAGGGCTGATGCTTACTGCCGATGGATGGCTGGCGGAGGGGATCGTCAGCAATCTGTTCTTCGTGTCGGGAGGCATCGTCCGCACGCCATCCCTGGAGACGGGGATCCTGCCCGGAATCACGCGCGGCCGCGTCATGGAGCTGGCGCGGGAAGCGGGGATGCCGGTCGAGGAAGGACTGTACCGGTGGGAGGATCTATTGGAGGCGGACGAGGTGTGGACGACCGGGTCGGTGCAGGAGCTGGTTCCCGTCGCCACGCTGGCTGACGGCTCGGGGAAGAACGCCCATCCGCGTGCAGGAGCGGCGGCGGGTCCGATATGCGGCAAGCTGCTGAGCCTGTACCGGGCCGATGCCCGGAGTAGCAGTCCAGGCTATTGGCTGCGGCCGGACAGACGATTCTGA